Proteins encoded in a region of the Roseateles sp. SL47 genome:
- a CDS encoding YebC/PmpR family DNA-binding transcriptional regulator: MAGHSKWANIQHRKGRQDEKRGKVWTRLTREIIVSARAGGGDVNMNPRLRLAIEKAKAANMPADNIKRNVDKATGNLDGVTYEEIRYEGYGIGGAAIIVDCMTDNRVRTVAEVRHAFSKYGGNLGTEGSVAFQFKHVGQLIFAPGTSEDKVMEVALEAGAEDVVTGDDGAIEVLTAPGDFEAVRAALEAAGLKAELAEVTMRAENTIDLAGDDAARMQKLLDVIEDLDDVQDVFHNANLDQ, from the coding sequence ATGGCAGGGCATTCGAAATGGGCCAATATCCAGCACCGCAAGGGTCGTCAGGACGAAAAGCGCGGAAAGGTCTGGACCCGTCTCACGCGTGAAATCATCGTCTCGGCGCGGGCTGGTGGCGGGGATGTGAACATGAACCCGCGCCTGCGCCTGGCCATCGAAAAGGCCAAGGCGGCCAACATGCCGGCCGACAACATCAAGCGCAACGTCGACAAGGCCACCGGCAATCTGGACGGCGTCACCTATGAAGAAATCCGCTATGAGGGCTACGGCATCGGGGGCGCGGCCATCATCGTGGACTGCATGACCGACAACCGGGTCCGCACGGTGGCCGAAGTCCGTCATGCCTTCTCCAAATACGGCGGCAACCTGGGCACTGAAGGTTCGGTGGCCTTCCAGTTCAAGCATGTGGGCCAACTGATCTTTGCCCCCGGCACGTCCGAGGACAAGGTCATGGAAGTGGCTCTTGAAGCAGGTGCTGAAGACGTGGTCACCGGGGACGACGGCGCCATTGAAGTCCTGACCGCCCCGGGCGACTTTGAAGCCGTCCGCGCAGCCCTGGAGGCCGCTGGCCTGAAGGCCGAACTGGCCGAAGTCACCATGCGTGCCGAAAACACCATCGATCTGGCCGGTGACGATGCCGCCCGGATGCAGAAACTGCTGGACGTGATCGAAGACCTGGACGACGTCCAGGACGTCTTTCACAACGCCAACCTGGATCAATAA